One Candidatus Neomarinimicrobiota bacterium DNA segment encodes these proteins:
- a CDS encoding sodium:solute symporter, with the protein MDTGTLGTIDWLIIAGYFTIILGVAWWVIRQKQDTSEEYFLAGKNLGWWVVGASIFASNIGSEHIVGLAGSGATDGVAMAHYELHAWCLLVLGWIMVPFYMRSKVFTMPEFLERRFTPSARTLLSVISLIAYVLTKIAVGIFAGGIVFTVLLPDIHFLGMNSFWIGSILVIILTGIYTILGGLKAVAITEAIQTVVLVIGSFLVLIFGLKALGGWGELKAIAGAEMFNLWKPLVPEGVEGTWAPVVETGKMAWYFNGNYPWLGMLFAAPIIGLWYWTTDQYIVQRALGAPGEKEARRGSIAASFLKLLPVFIFIIPGIIAFALAKSGQVNSLQNALLMADGSANVANSQAAFPLLVTTILPVGVRGIVVAGLLAALMSSLAGVFNASSTLFTMDFYKRLRPDVSERHLVWMGRVATAVMVLIGLAWIPVIQGGRGLYDYLQGVQSYLAPPIFVVFFFGVFNKRLNKYGCMASMISGFALGLFRLIVDTPAALIENFHYTEGSFFWFIHNIYFQYYSLFIFIVSTVVLYVVSYKTEAPSYDKISGLTYGTLTDKDRAETRESWNAKDVVSSVVVVVLIVLAYVYFRG; encoded by the coding sequence ATGGATACCGGAACACTGGGAACCATTGACTGGCTAATTATTGCCGGCTACTTTACCATAATTTTGGGAGTTGCCTGGTGGGTAATTCGTCAGAAACAGGACACATCGGAAGAATACTTTCTAGCTGGAAAAAATCTGGGTTGGTGGGTTGTGGGCGCCTCGATATTTGCGTCGAACATCGGCTCAGAACATATCGTTGGCCTGGCAGGTTCAGGCGCTACCGACGGTGTGGCTATGGCACATTATGAGCTCCACGCCTGGTGTCTCCTGGTGCTCGGATGGATCATGGTGCCCTTTTATATGCGCTCAAAAGTGTTTACCATGCCGGAATTCCTTGAGCGACGGTTTACGCCCAGTGCCCGGACCTTGCTTTCGGTTATCTCACTGATAGCCTATGTGCTCACAAAAATCGCAGTCGGGATCTTTGCAGGTGGCATCGTCTTTACCGTCCTGCTCCCGGATATCCATTTCCTTGGAATGAACAGCTTCTGGATCGGATCGATCCTGGTGATCATCCTGACCGGTATTTACACCATTCTCGGCGGGTTGAAGGCGGTGGCTATTACCGAGGCGATTCAAACAGTCGTCCTGGTCATTGGTTCATTTCTGGTGCTAATCTTTGGTTTGAAAGCACTGGGAGGCTGGGGAGAACTGAAGGCTATTGCCGGTGCGGAAATGTTCAATCTCTGGAAGCCGCTGGTACCTGAAGGGGTTGAAGGAACCTGGGCGCCGGTCGTAGAAACCGGAAAAATGGCTTGGTACTTCAATGGTAATTATCCATGGCTGGGGATGCTCTTCGCCGCGCCGATTATCGGATTGTGGTACTGGACCACTGACCAGTATATCGTCCAGCGTGCCCTGGGCGCGCCTGGTGAAAAAGAAGCCCGCCGTGGTTCCATTGCAGCTTCCTTCCTGAAACTGCTCCCGGTCTTTATCTTCATCATTCCCGGAATCATCGCCTTTGCACTGGCCAAGAGTGGGCAGGTTAATTCACTGCAGAATGCATTGCTTATGGCTGACGGAAGTGCCAATGTCGCGAATTCACAGGCGGCGTTTCCGCTGTTGGTCACGACGATTTTACCAGTCGGCGTCCGCGGTATTGTGGTCGCGGGACTCTTAGCGGCGTTGATGAGTTCGCTGGCCGGCGTATTTAACGCCTCATCAACCCTGTTTACTATGGACTTTTACAAACGCCTCCGTCCGGATGTCAGCGAGCGGCATCTGGTTTGGATGGGCCGGGTCGCCACTGCTGTTATGGTCTTGATTGGGTTAGCATGGATCCCCGTGATTCAGGGTGGTCGCGGTCTGTATGACTACCTGCAGGGCGTGCAGTCATACCTGGCGCCACCCATCTTCGTGGTCTTTTTCTTCGGTGTCTTTAACAAGCGCCTGAACAAATATGGCTGTATGGCTTCCATGATTTCCGGATTTGCCCTCGGGCTGTTCCGCCTGATCGTCGATACGCCTGCGGCGCTGATAGAAAATTTCCACTACACCGAAGGCTCCTTCTTCTGGTTTATCCACAATATCTACTTCCAGTACTACAGCCTGTTCATCTTTATCGTGTCGACGGTGGTACTGTACGTGGTAAGTTACAAGACGGAAGCGCCGTCCTACGATAAGATCAGCGGCCTGACCTATGGCACACTGACCGATAAAGACAGGGCGGAGACCAGAGAAAGCTGGAATGCCAAGGATGTGGTTTCCTCCGTTGTGGTCGTGGTGTTGATTGTTCTGGCTTACGTTTATTTCAGAGGCTAA
- a CDS encoding L-fucose/L-arabinose isomerase family protein translates to MPQIAKPKIGLLGIMQELYDDTLPNITEHQEAYAREVIDQLSDVVEIDFPKAARNRADIEEVVGGFNAKGLDGIMIVMLTYGPGLRTVRALQQNQLPLMLANIQPVPRVTDDWNMDDLTYNQGVHGAQDMANMILRTTGKPATVISDDWKSDRFKDFVDDWAHAAQTASRMKRMHLLMVEQMPGMGDILADPAAMMRKLGPQVDIRGIGLIHEKMESATDEEVQASIAKDHENFEVDSDITDKQHEYAARFEVGIRKFLEENRYEGFSIYFDAPGNDGRFDQIHMLAASNLMADGYGYAAEGDMNTVALTAAGHSLAGDAHFTEMYAMDFEKDTALQSHMGEGNWKIARTDEPVQLIDRPLGIGALDNPPTVLFRGQPGPATLATLVYIQGEEYRLVVSQGEIMDTEVLPTVEMPYFHFKPNSGVRACLDGWLENGGTHHQCLLLGDQRRRWQMWCKILDVDYVEV, encoded by the coding sequence ATGCCACAAATTGCGAAACCAAAAATCGGCCTGCTCGGAATTATGCAGGAGTTATACGACGATACGCTTCCGAATATTACAGAGCACCAGGAAGCGTATGCCAGAGAAGTGATTGATCAGTTATCCGATGTTGTGGAGATCGATTTTCCGAAGGCGGCCAGAAACCGTGCAGACATCGAGGAAGTCGTCGGCGGATTCAACGCCAAGGGGCTCGACGGTATAATGATTGTGATGCTGACTTACGGCCCGGGGCTCCGGACTGTCCGGGCGCTTCAGCAAAATCAGCTCCCGCTCATGCTGGCCAATATTCAGCCGGTGCCCAGGGTGACCGACGACTGGAATATGGATGACCTCACCTACAACCAGGGCGTCCACGGCGCACAGGACATGGCCAACATGATTCTCCGTACTACCGGCAAGCCGGCCACCGTGATTTCCGATGACTGGAAATCGGATCGGTTCAAAGATTTTGTGGACGATTGGGCTCATGCGGCGCAGACGGCCAGCCGGATGAAACGGATGCACCTGCTGATGGTCGAACAGATGCCAGGTATGGGCGATATCCTCGCCGATCCCGCCGCCATGATGCGGAAACTCGGCCCGCAAGTAGATATCCGCGGCATCGGCCTGATTCACGAAAAGATGGAATCCGCCACCGATGAAGAGGTGCAGGCATCCATCGCAAAGGATCACGAAAACTTTGAGGTCGACTCGGATATTACCGACAAGCAGCACGAATACGCCGCACGCTTTGAGGTCGGTATCCGGAAATTCCTCGAGGAAAACAGATATGAAGGATTCAGCATCTACTTTGACGCGCCAGGCAACGACGGCCGGTTCGATCAGATTCACATGCTGGCCGCCTCGAATCTGATGGCCGACGGCTACGGTTACGCCGCCGAGGGCGACATGAATACCGTCGCACTGACGGCTGCGGGACACAGTCTCGCCGGCGACGCTCACTTCACCGAGATGTACGCCATGGACTTCGAAAAAGATACCGCGCTACAGAGCCATATGGGCGAAGGGAACTGGAAGATCGCCCGGACGGACGAACCGGTGCAGCTCATCGACCGTCCATTGGGCATCGGCGCGCTGGACAATCCGCCGACTGTGCTGTTCCGCGGACAGCCCGGCCCGGCAACGTTAGCTACGCTGGTTTATATCCAGGGCGAAGAATATCGTCTGGTCGTTTCCCAGGGCGAAATCATGGACACCGAAGTGTTGCCCACTGTGGAGATGCCGTACTTCCACTTTAAGCCGAATTCCGGCGTCCGCGCCTGTCTGGACGGCTGGCTGGAAAACGGCGGTACCCATCACCAATGTCTGTTGCTGGGTGACCAGCGCCGCAGATGGCAGATGTGGTGTAAGATTCTGGATGTGGATTACGTGGAAGTCTGA
- the malQ gene encoding 4-alpha-glucanotransferase — protein MNRRGSGILLHISSLPSPFGIGDCGPVAYRFADFLQDGGQSYWQILPLTPTTGISGHSPYSSLSSFAGNPLFISPQLLCEQGLLQESDLEVEPAFPEHHVDFSRVTSLKSQWLHKAYSAFQSAGEQLHAEFKKFRKEHRDWLDDYAMFVTFKDHFGDKAWSDWPAEIRDREPDAVTDLASQLSETVQFHRFVQFIFYRQWTDLKEYCNDGGIRIVGDIPYYVSYDSADVWTNQELFKLDSRKKPTYVGGVPPDYFSETGQRWGNPVYRWDIMRRRNYEWWISRLNQNAVLYDTVRIDHFRGFIAYWEIPAAEETAVNGEWMTVPTDDFFTTIQKYAPALDVIAEDLGVITPEVRETIRKYDFPGMRILQFAFDDELPVNPYAPHNHIQHCVLYTGTHDNNTVRGWYENDIDAATRERLRRYLGHHTDANQIHNDFIRMGMRSVANTVIIPLQDILGLGGDARMNIPGTAQGNWEWRVSQDAINPEVSGHLRKLTEFFGRKK, from the coding sequence ATGAACAGACGTGGCAGCGGCATACTGCTCCATATTTCTTCTCTTCCCTCACCTTTTGGTATTGGAGATTGCGGTCCAGTCGCATATCGGTTTGCTGACTTTTTACAGGATGGCGGTCAATCGTACTGGCAGATTCTCCCCTTAACTCCGACCACCGGTATTAGTGGTCATTCTCCGTACTCAAGTCTGTCGTCCTTCGCAGGCAATCCATTGTTCATCAGCCCACAACTTCTCTGCGAACAGGGATTACTACAGGAAAGTGATCTGGAAGTTGAACCGGCATTCCCTGAGCACCACGTGGATTTTTCCCGGGTCACCTCTCTGAAATCGCAATGGTTACACAAGGCCTATAGCGCCTTCCAGTCCGCCGGAGAACAGTTGCATGCGGAATTCAAAAAATTCCGGAAAGAGCATCGGGACTGGCTGGACGATTACGCCATGTTCGTCACATTTAAAGATCACTTTGGGGATAAGGCGTGGTCGGACTGGCCAGCGGAAATCAGGGATCGGGAACCTGATGCCGTTACGGATCTGGCAAGCCAGCTGAGCGAAACCGTCCAATTTCACCGCTTCGTACAGTTCATATTTTACCGGCAATGGACTGACCTGAAGGAGTATTGCAACGACGGGGGAATTCGAATCGTCGGCGATATCCCCTACTACGTTAGTTATGACAGCGCCGATGTCTGGACAAACCAGGAACTGTTTAAACTGGATTCGAGGAAAAAACCGACATACGTGGGAGGCGTTCCCCCGGATTATTTCAGCGAAACCGGCCAAAGATGGGGCAACCCGGTATATCGCTGGGATATTATGCGGCGGCGGAATTACGAATGGTGGATATCGCGACTGAATCAAAACGCTGTACTGTATGATACCGTCCGGATCGATCATTTTCGCGGGTTTATTGCTTATTGGGAAATTCCGGCAGCGGAAGAGACGGCCGTCAACGGTGAGTGGATGACGGTACCCACCGATGATTTCTTCACCACGATCCAAAAATACGCGCCGGCGCTCGATGTCATAGCCGAAGATCTGGGGGTCATTACCCCGGAGGTCCGGGAGACTATCCGGAAGTACGATTTCCCGGGGATGCGCATTTTGCAGTTTGCGTTCGATGACGAACTGCCTGTGAATCCGTACGCGCCGCACAACCATATTCAGCATTGTGTACTATACACCGGCACCCATGATAACAATACAGTTCGCGGTTGGTACGAAAACGATATCGACGCGGCAACCAGGGAACGACTCCGCCGGTATCTTGGCCATCATACCGATGCCAATCAAATCCATAATGACTTTATCAGGATGGGCATGAGGTCTGTCGCCAACACTGTGATTATTCCGCTCCAGGATATACTCGGCCTCGGCGGCGATGCCCGGATGAATATCCCCGGGACTGCGCAGGGAAACTGGGAATGGCGGGTCAGTCAGGATGCAATCAATCCGGAAGTTTCCGGCCACCTTCGGAAACTCACAGAATTTTTCGGCAGGAAAAAATAA
- a CDS encoding L-ribulose-5-phosphate 4-epimerase: MSKYQDLKEQVYECNMELPEHGLVIYTFGNVSAIDRDAGVFAIKPSGVDYEKLKPEDIVIVDLDYNVVEGDLRPSSDTKTHAVLYKNFPNIGGIVHTHSTYSVAWAQALKPLPIFGTTHADHLQNDVPITEVMSDEMIQGDYEEETGHQIVNTFQDLSYEETQMVLVARHGPFTWGKTPEDAVYNSVVLEELAKMALFTRQINPEIPRLKQSIIDKHYLRKHGEDAYYGQD; the protein is encoded by the coding sequence ATGAGCAAATATCAGGACTTAAAGGAGCAGGTATACGAATGTAACATGGAATTGCCCGAGCACGGGCTGGTTATCTACACCTTCGGGAACGTCAGTGCAATCGATAGGGATGCAGGTGTGTTCGCCATTAAACCGAGCGGTGTCGACTACGAAAAGCTGAAGCCGGAGGACATCGTTATCGTCGATCTGGACTATAACGTGGTCGAAGGCGATCTCAGGCCGTCCTCGGACACCAAAACTCACGCCGTCCTCTATAAAAATTTCCCGAACATCGGCGGCATCGTTCATACGCACTCCACCTATTCCGTCGCCTGGGCTCAGGCACTGAAGCCATTACCCATCTTTGGAACGACCCATGCGGATCATCTGCAGAATGACGTCCCAATCACGGAAGTGATGAGCGATGAGATGATTCAGGGCGATTACGAGGAAGAGACCGGCCACCAAATCGTGAATACCTTCCAGGATCTTTCCTATGAGGAGACTCAGATGGTCTTGGTCGCAAGGCACGGCCCCTTCACCTGGGGCAAAACGCCGGAAGATGCCGTATACAACAGCGTAGTACTGGAGGAGCTGGCGAAAATGGCGCTTTTTACGCGGCAAATTAACCCGGAGATTCCACGTCTGAAGCAATCCATTATCGATAAGCACTATCTCCGCAAGCACGGCGAGGATGCGTATTACGGGCAGGACTAA
- a CDS encoding ribulokinase, translated as MKNSDYVIGLDYGTDSVRAIIVDTDDGKEIATAVSWYKQWQDGKYCAPEDNQFRQHPQDYIDGLESSITEALKKAPDGTAERIRGISIDTTGSTPVAVDRKGTPLALLPEFRENPNAMFILWKDHTGIQEAEEINETARTWGGIDYTHYEGGIYSSEWFWSKILHTMRHDEKVREAAYSWVEHCDWMPALLTGNTDPLTMKRSRCAAGHKAMWHESWGGLPPDEFLHEVDPLLEGLPERLYGIETYTADISAGTLTPDWAERLGLSEDVVVGVGAFDAHLGAVGVEIKPHILCKVMGTSTCDMMIIPPDELGDTTVQGIAGQVDGSILPGMVGLEAGQSAFGDIYAWFQSVLMWPVEQFADSGDFAEKVENELIPALTDAAEKEPIDESGVVATDWMNGRRTPDANQRLKGAITRLNLGSSAPKIFRGLVESTAFGAKAIADRFESEGARIDGIIALGGIPKKSPFIMQVVADVHNQSIKVASCDQAPALGSAMAAAAAAGIYDSIEDAQDAMGWGFDEEYHPIPENVEKYRKLFERYKQLGEFIENDFTY; from the coding sequence ATGAAAAATTCTGATTATGTTATCGGATTAGATTACGGAACAGACTCTGTCCGGGCAATTATTGTCGATACGGATGATGGAAAAGAAATCGCCACGGCTGTCTCCTGGTACAAACAATGGCAGGACGGCAAATATTGCGCCCCGGAAGATAACCAGTTCCGTCAGCATCCGCAGGATTATATTGATGGGCTGGAATCTTCCATCACGGAGGCGCTGAAAAAGGCACCGGACGGCACAGCAGAACGGATTCGCGGTATTTCCATCGATACCACTGGCTCCACGCCGGTCGCCGTGGACAGAAAAGGCACGCCGCTGGCACTGCTCCCGGAATTTCGCGAAAACCCGAACGCCATGTTCATTCTCTGGAAGGATCACACCGGCATTCAGGAAGCGGAAGAAATCAACGAAACTGCCCGCACCTGGGGCGGCATCGACTACACGCACTATGAGGGCGGAATATATTCCTCGGAATGGTTCTGGTCGAAAATACTGCACACCATGCGACACGATGAAAAGGTCAGAGAGGCCGCGTATTCCTGGGTGGAACACTGCGACTGGATGCCGGCGCTCTTAACCGGCAATACCGATCCGCTGACGATGAAACGCAGCCGGTGCGCCGCGGGACACAAAGCCATGTGGCACGAATCGTGGGGTGGTCTGCCGCCGGATGAATTCCTGCATGAAGTGGATCCGCTGTTGGAGGGGCTCCCCGAACGTCTGTACGGAATCGAGACCTACACGGCGGATATCTCGGCTGGGACGCTCACTCCGGACTGGGCGGAACGGCTCGGACTGTCCGAAGATGTCGTGGTCGGTGTCGGTGCGTTCGATGCGCACCTGGGCGCCGTCGGTGTCGAAATCAAGCCGCATATTCTCTGTAAGGTGATGGGTACTTCCACCTGTGACATGATGATTATCCCGCCGGATGAACTGGGCGATACCACCGTGCAGGGCATCGCCGGTCAGGTCGACGGGTCCATCCTGCCGGGCATGGTTGGGTTGGAAGCCGGGCAATCGGCGTTCGGCGATATTTATGCCTGGTTTCAGTCGGTGCTGATGTGGCCGGTGGAGCAATTCGCTGATTCCGGCGATTTTGCAGAAAAGGTGGAAAACGAATTGATTCCGGCGTTGACGGACGCCGCCGAAAAGGAACCTATCGATGAATCCGGCGTGGTGGCCACCGACTGGATGAACGGCCGACGGACACCAGACGCGAACCAGCGTCTAAAGGGTGCCATCACCCGGCTGAATCTCGGCAGCAGCGCTCCGAAAATTTTCCGGGGGCTTGTGGAGTCGACGGCATTCGGCGCCAAAGCCATCGCCGATCGGTTTGAATCGGAAGGCGCACGCATCGACGGCATTATTGCTCTGGGTGGCATTCCAAAGAAGTCGCCGTTTATTATGCAGGTGGTGGCAGACGTACACAATCAGAGCATCAAGGTCGCCAGTTGCGATCAGGCACCGGCGCTGGGTTCGGCCATGGCAGCGGCGGCTGCGGCAGGTATTTACGATTCCATTGAAGACGCACAAGACGCCATGGGATGGGGATTTGACGAGGAATATCACCCGATTCCGGAAAATGTGGAAAAATACCGGAAACTGTTCGAGCGGTACAAGCAACTTGGCGAGTTCATCGAAAACGATTTTACCTATTAG
- a CDS encoding Lrp/AsnC ligand binding domain-containing protein has product MVTAIILVNCDGPEINSVAQNLADLEEISEVYSVAGRYDLVAICRVDENEKLANLVTNTLSGFEGVESTETLTAFRVFSRHDLERMFAIGMEE; this is encoded by the coding sequence ATGGTTACGGCAATTATACTGGTAAATTGTGACGGCCCGGAGATTAACAGCGTGGCCCAGAACCTGGCGGATTTGGAGGAGATTTCGGAGGTATACTCCGTCGCCGGACGGTACGATCTGGTAGCGATTTGCCGGGTAGACGAAAACGAAAAGCTGGCGAACCTCGTGACGAATACCCTTTCGGGATTCGAAGGGGTGGAATCCACCGAAACACTGACAGCTTTCCGGGTGTTCTCCCGGCACGATCTGGAGCGGATGTTCGCCATCGGGATGGAGGAATAG
- a CDS encoding DUF3500 domain-containing protein, which produces MIHSQVTSDNFMESVRDFYGALGSEKQSDVRLPFDSNERVEWDYFPGSRPGLSLGELTERQEQAGFAALDQVMSNRGFEKVKGVITLEGILRNLEGRGPSDTYRDPERYYFTLFGDPATGNPLGFRLEGHHLSVNITNLPGDTILTLPMFFGANPATVPSGEHEGMRLLSGEEERARELVQSLSSKRKKRAIYSSRPPWDLLTGRQPRASLEKFEGIPASELSGKQQDLLVDVIREYASSFREDMAEDISDIFTASGLDSLYFGWAGGINPGEPHYYRIHSPAMLIEYANTQDNANHVHTVIRDIANDFGRDLLREHYKNDHTE; this is translated from the coding sequence ATGATACATTCACAGGTAACCTCCGATAATTTTATGGAATCAGTCCGAGATTTTTACGGAGCGCTCGGTTCAGAGAAGCAATCCGACGTACGGTTACCCTTTGATTCCAACGAGCGCGTGGAGTGGGATTATTTCCCGGGTTCACGGCCAGGATTATCGCTGGGAGAACTGACCGAACGACAGGAACAGGCCGGATTCGCCGCCCTCGACCAGGTGATGAGTAACCGAGGTTTCGAGAAAGTCAAAGGTGTAATCACGCTGGAGGGGATACTCAGAAATCTGGAAGGGAGAGGGCCGTCTGATACTTATCGGGATCCGGAACGGTACTACTTTACCCTGTTCGGCGATCCGGCCACGGGAAATCCACTGGGATTCCGTCTGGAAGGACATCACCTCTCGGTGAATATTACCAATTTACCGGGCGATACGATCCTGACGTTGCCGATGTTTTTCGGCGCGAATCCTGCGACGGTTCCATCTGGTGAACACGAGGGAATGCGCCTGCTCTCCGGCGAGGAGGAGCGAGCCAGAGAGTTGGTTCAGTCGTTGTCATCCAAGCGAAAGAAAAGAGCGATATATTCCTCGCGGCCGCCGTGGGATCTGCTGACGGGACGACAACCCAGGGCATCTTTGGAAAAATTTGAAGGCATTCCCGCATCGGAATTGTCCGGAAAACAACAGGATCTACTGGTGGATGTCATCAGGGAATATGCATCGAGTTTTCGGGAAGATATGGCTGAAGACATCTCTGATATATTCACGGCCAGCGGACTGGACTCCCTCTACTTCGGCTGGGCTGGGGGAATAAACCCAGGAGAGCCACATTACTACCGGATTCACAGTCCGGCCATGTTAATCGAGTACGCCAATACCCAGGATAACGCCAACCACGTACATACCGTCATCCGGGATATTGCGAACGATTTCGGCCGGGATCTCCTGAGAGAGCATTACAAAAATGATCACACAGAATAA
- a CDS encoding ParB/RepB/Spo0J family partition protein — protein MKSKHISISEIALSDETYHYHYHEYDKNPFRRSVQAHGILTPCLLEESEDAYRIVHGFRRIELANEQDIGEIPALISEKSPLENLKWSLIENRVQGEFNLYEQSRVIQVAHNLGAGVSEITADILPILGLHAHKNVYDEYRGFIRLPQPLIEFFVSKDTPVSRTQVFQKLSDEGQEIAVELLEQFSPGINVLDELLTNLYEISHRTEKPVAEIYEELDVETILEEAGQPHIALGEIRQRLQEYRYPVLSETNGEIEKLTAQLELGDRVNVNWDKRLENRGINVSFHWEKVKEIERSVARLSDEETLRLFGRVFKKV, from the coding sequence ATGAAATCCAAACACATTTCAATTAGTGAAATCGCTCTCTCCGACGAGACCTATCATTATCACTATCACGAATACGACAAAAATCCGTTCAGGCGATCCGTTCAGGCGCACGGGATTCTGACGCCGTGTCTGCTGGAGGAATCGGAAGACGCTTATCGAATTGTGCACGGATTCCGGCGTATCGAATTGGCGAATGAACAGGATATCGGAGAAATCCCTGCGCTGATCTCCGAGAAGTCACCGCTGGAAAACCTCAAGTGGAGCCTTATCGAAAACAGAGTGCAGGGAGAATTTAACCTGTATGAGCAGTCCCGGGTGATTCAGGTCGCGCATAATCTTGGCGCCGGTGTGTCGGAAATAACCGCTGATATACTCCCGATTTTGGGGCTGCACGCACACAAAAATGTCTACGATGAGTACCGAGGATTTATCCGGCTACCGCAGCCATTGATTGAATTTTTCGTCTCAAAAGATACGCCGGTCAGTCGGACGCAGGTGTTTCAGAAATTGTCAGACGAGGGACAGGAAATCGCAGTGGAGTTATTGGAGCAGTTCAGTCCCGGAATCAACGTGCTGGATGAGCTGCTGACCAATCTCTACGAGATCAGCCACCGGACGGAAAAACCGGTGGCGGAGATCTATGAAGAGCTGGACGTGGAAACCATCCTGGAAGAGGCAGGCCAGCCGCACATCGCGCTGGGCGAAATCCGTCAGCGGTTGCAGGAATATCGGTATCCGGTGCTCAGTGAGACGAATGGCGAAATCGAAAAATTAACCGCGCAGCTGGAATTGGGCGATCGTGTTAACGTCAACTGGGATAAACGGCTGGAGAACCGGGGCATCAACGTGTCGTTTCACTGGGAAAAGGTGAAAGAGATAGAGCGGTCCGTAGCACGGTTATCGGATGAGGAGACCTTGCGGTTGTTTGGGAGGGTTTTTAAGAAGGTGTAG
- a CDS encoding alcohol dehydrogenase catalytic domain-containing protein, protein MRAMALTGLRQFDFIEKEKSAISNETDALIRITHVGICGSDIHYFLEGGIGGQIVDYPFVIGHECSGIVEEVGRKVTSVKPGDPVALEPAVSCYDCDQCNAGRPHTCRNLVFMGAPGQKSGALADYVILPEINCYPVPREISLAGACLVEPLSIGCYATQLAGKIKDKTLGILGTGPIGLGTLFSVLDKNPTNIYSTDKLDFRNDIARETGAVYSGNPETVDIVKEIRTEVPEGLDVVFECCGQQEALDQGIRLLKPGGSLVIVGIPSEHRISFDVSALRRKEITIVNVRRQNHCMKPAIQLLKQYPEIESRLHTHTFPVAETNQAFDLVANYQDGVVKAMIALGDS, encoded by the coding sequence ATGCGCGCAATGGCCCTGACCGGCCTCCGGCAATTTGATTTTATCGAAAAAGAAAAATCGGCAATTTCCAATGAAACGGATGCGCTGATCCGCATCACCCACGTCGGGATCTGCGGTTCGGATATTCACTATTTCCTAGAGGGCGGCATTGGCGGTCAGATCGTCGATTATCCCTTCGTCATCGGGCACGAATGTTCCGGTATAGTCGAAGAAGTGGGGCGGAAGGTAACCTCGGTAAAGCCGGGCGACCCGGTAGCGCTCGAACCGGCGGTCTCCTGCTATGATTGCGACCAGTGTAACGCCGGACGGCCCCACACCTGCCGCAACCTCGTCTTCATGGGAGCACCGGGACAGAAATCCGGCGCCCTGGCGGATTATGTGATCCTGCCGGAAATAAACTGCTATCCTGTCCCCAGGGAGATATCGCTCGCCGGGGCCTGCCTGGTGGAACCGCTCTCCATAGGCTGTTATGCGACACAACTGGCAGGAAAGATCAAGGATAAAACTCTTGGTATACTCGGGACGGGACCAATCGGCCTCGGTACACTTTTCAGTGTATTAGATAAAAACCCCACAAATATTTATTCCACGGACAAGCTGGATTTCCGGAACGACATTGCCAGGGAGACCGGAGCGGTCTACTCGGGAAATCCCGAGACTGTTGATATCGTAAAAGAAATCCGTACCGAAGTACCTGAAGGCCTGGACGTCGTCTTTGAGTGCTGCGGCCAACAGGAGGCACTGGATCAGGGGATCCGACTCTTGAAACCGGGGGGCTCGTTAGTCATTGTTGGCATTCCCAGCGAGCATCGCATTTCGTTTGACGTAAGCGCTCTCCGTCGGAAAGAAATTACCATCGTCAACGTGCGTCGGCAAAATCACTGTATGAAACCGGCAATCCAGCTATTAAAGCAGTACCCGGAAATCGAATCCCGACTCCACACCCATACCTTTCCCGTGGCAGAAACCAACCAAGCGTTTGATCTAGTCGCGAATTATCAGGACGGCGTTGTCAAAGCAATGATAGCTTTGGGGGATTCCTGA